Genomic window (Erythrolamprus reginae isolate rEryReg1 chromosome 3, rEryReg1.hap1, whole genome shotgun sequence):
gcacactggttgaaaaacactgttctagtccaaccccctgcttagacaggaaaccctacacttcttcagacagatggttatccaacatctggtttaaaacttccagtgttggggcattcacaacttctggaggcaagctgttccactgattactgatcaaatttctccttagttctaagttacttctctccttgtttagtttccacccattgcttcttgttctaccctcaggtgctttggagaataggttgactccttctttgtggcaacccctgagatactggaacactgctatcatgtctcccctggtccttcttttcattaaactagccatgcccagttcttgcaactgttcttcatatgttgtaGCCTCttgtcccctaataatctttaataataattgctcttctctgcactttttctagagtctcaatatcccttttgcatcgtggcgacccaaactgaatgctgtattccaagtgaggccttaccaaggccttataaaatgatattaacacttcacgtgatcttgattctatccctctgttaatgcagtctagaactgtgttgggttttttggtagctgctgcacaatgctggctcatatttaaatggttgtccactaggactccaagatccctctcacagttactactgttgagcaatgtaccacacatactgtacctgtgcattttgtttttcttgcctaaatgtagaacctgacttttttcaccattgaatttcattttgttagatagtgcccattgtGTTCCTTCGGTATTTTGCACCTAGAGTGTTGGCTATTTCTGccgtatgacggtcttggtatattcaggtttcttcctgtgtaggatttagaaatttctggcgatgtttcgacgaggtcccactcgtcatcttcaggctggtgcttctgtccttgttctagggcgaacatattacctcttgaaatgccaatttgggcactttctgttacactagcgcctgccattcgagcaccaacaatttggcctctttgaaagtccgagaggtctgccatttctagaaggttataaccaatttccttaaatttctgttaaaaaaaagataattttaaaaagcatatcaaataacagaattaaaaagaacattaaaatatgtcaagttttgattgatttgaacatgttcaaacatgatgccaaaaagtcaagtgtttccattttttggtccaTACCCTGTATAATGTCAACtgttggaacagcttgccttcagaaactgtagttgcttcatcactggaggttttaacgAAAGACTAGACAGCTACCtgactgaaatggtatagggcagggatatcaaactcatgTTGTTATGGTGGCATCATGTGATAAATCAGGACTTCCCTCCTGTTCACTACactgggtgtgggcatggccagtgcgtgATGCATCTGGTCCACGGGCCTGGAGTTTGACAGCCACGGTATagagtctcttgcttgagcagtggcttggactagaagacctccaaggtcccttccaactctatttcaATGGATTGATTGGTTTTCTATTAAATTCCATAGACATAGAGTGAACTATTGTATTTTCCTATATAAAGAAGGGCTTAAGTGTTTCTAAACATTTGATAAACTCATAGATgaacttctttcttctttcttctttcttcttcttttttgatttttaatttctcttctttctcccccttttctctcttttctttctctttagcttttcctctttattctcttcccttatgtaagtgtgtattttattttataactgcatactctaaattcatacaaatttgtactaatatttacatagtccttttgctttctgtatcccctcccccatttatcttcaataaagattatattttattaaaaaaaatataaatctaaaaaaaaaagggcTTAAGATCGAATAGAATGAATTATGAAGTGCCACTTCCGATAGGCCAGTTGGCACGTTTTTTGCCATCTACAGGCTCcaggggctttcctgaagcctggggagggcgaaaaatggcccaaggggtctactggaagtccggaggcttcagtgaggtctgtgcgtATGCACTTGGGGGGGGCAGTAAGGGGAGAGTTGTGCATTCACATGCACagtggagggcattgcattatggaagTGGGCGCACACGTGCCCTTTTGGTACCTGAGCAAAAAAATGGCTCTCCATCCCTGTTGTATACAAATATAATTCTGCAGTGCCACCTCTATAAGAATCAGAGTGTGTACTGCTTCCATTCAATTTATCACCTTTAACCAGAtctgaaaaaaatcatttattgtAACTTAATAACTTTCCTATGCCAGGCTTGGGTCAGTGACCTTACTTTAGGAAGCTGTAAGTAAACTGGTAGTATTGTATTTGGAAAAAGATGCAGTACAGTTCTTGGATTTTGGAGAAGAAGTGGATTAGAATACCTTCTTTTTGTAGGATTTAATTGGAATGACacaaatcattattatttttctttcaggtGCTGATGGAATCGCTCTATATTCTCTAGACAGTGACACTAGGGAATTTATGTTTTAAGACATCCGTGCATTATTCATATCTTTCTATGCAGCCTATGGGCTGTTTCTTCAGGAATGGCTTCCCAGTTCCGCAGTTATGTTTGGGACCCTGCTCTCATCATTTCTCAGATCATGCTCATGCAAGCAATTTATTATAGCAGTCTGGGGCTTTGGTTGGCTCTAGTAGACAGCCTGGTAcagagcagcccttcactggaccagATTTTCAGTTATGAGGTAAGTAATTACAGTACATTTTCAGTTTGGCAAAAAGAAATTCTGACAAATCAAAGTAGGCAGTAGGGTTAAAAATCTTGTAGAAGATTTTTTGGAGGAATATTGAAAGCTGACGTATAATGGATTACTTCTCTCATAATTTACATAATTTTTAGCatataggaagagggagattgtgatccccttatatagagcgctggtgagaccacatttggaatactgtgttcagttctggagacctcacctgcaaaaagatattgacaaaattgaacgggtccaaagacgggctacaagaatggtggaaggtcttaagcataaaacgtatcaggaaagacttcatgaactcaatctgtatagtctggaggacagaaggaaaaggggggacatgatcaaaacatttaaatatgttaaagagttaaataaggttcaggagggaagtgtttttaattggaaagtggacacaagaacaagaggacacaatctgaagttagttgggggaaagatcgaatgcaacgtgagaaaatattattttactgaaagagtagtagatccttggaacaaacttccagcagacgtggttggtaaatccacagtaactgaatttaaacatgcccgggataaacatatatccattgtaagatgaaatacaggaaatagtataagggcagactagatggaccatgaggtctttttctgccatcagtcttctatgtttctatatattataAATGAAATCATCAATATGTCAAAAGTTAATATGCACTATTTCAAATTACTGCCTTTATTATATCAGTATTAAAATGAGTTTGATTACTTGCCCAGTTAGTGCCTCTTGAACTATAGAACTATGTAACAGGATGTTATCATTGATAGTTTCTTAGCTGGTTTACAGTTTATTGCAATGATTATGTTTCTTTGTATCTTTACAGGTTTTGGGATTTGCCACCTCTCCTGGGAGACTTTCCACAATGGCATTTATTCTAAATGCACTTACCTGGTAAGTCCGGTTATATATTTCTGACATCCTCAAACCAAACAGCTTTAGAGTGGCGACTTGCCTCTTGATAAAACCGGAAATATTCAGATTATCAGTGCTGAAAATTAAAGGCCAATTTAAAGAAGGTTGGGATTAGGCATTTGACATGATTGTTTGAGTAGCTCCAGGTGGACAGATTGAGCTACACATCTGAAAGACCAGGCTGGGAACACAGTGCCCAGGAGAAAAATCTACCTGTTGTAATTTCTAAGAAAGGACACTGAGTTGATAAGAAGTAATGAAAGCAGGTTGGTTCAACTGCTCAAATCCTAGGGATGAAACCATCAGTCTAGAGAAAAAGTATAGAAGCAGGGCCATACAAAACTATAAATCTGAGGTTGATAAATTATAAACCAAATAATGGTGATTTCTAATGCAAAGAAAAAAGTGAAATTGGAGTTGTTTACGGTGcaatgaagaaaaggaaagaatttCAAGCAGGAGAATATCCCAGAAAAATGTCCATAAAAGTTACATTTTTACAAAGGAAAAACACATACAGTTAGTTTTAATTACCCAATTTTTTTCACGACTTACAACTATTTGAAGTTCCAATGATAGTGAAAAAAGTGACGTAGGACCGGTTTTCCCACGACCGTTGCAACAACCCCGTGGTCAGGTgataaaattcaggcacttggcagctGGCATTTACTAATCACAGTTGCATTGTTCCATTGTCATAATCacaatttgtaaccttcccaaccAACTTCGGACAAAGGTAAGGGGTgtgaagccagatttgcttaatggccaCATGATTCATTCAACAACAGCAGTAAttagcttaacaactgtggcaaaagggTCATAacgtggcattgggccagaatacctaggggatcaccttctgccgcatggatCCCAGCGatcaatcaggtcccacagtcggccctctccagatcctgtcaactactagacaatgtcgcttggtggagtctaggggaagagccttctcggtgggggcccctgccctttggaatcagctcccccccccccccgagattcgtactgccctcaccctcctcgctttccgcaagagtcttaagactcatttatgccaccaggcttggggccactagactcttGCCCCCGGCCGATGAATGTTTGGAGAGAAAGTTGGTCGAATGGGaatgttttttatgatttttgggttttttagattttaaatttaattaattggatttaaaatgttatatatttttcttttatatgttgtaggccgccccgagtccttggaaagaggcagcaataataataataataataataataataataataataataataataataataatatatgtatacatatattatATTTAAAAGAGGAAACTCACCTAACAACTGCCTCGCTTAGCAGTAGAAATGTTGAGCTTAGttctggttgtaagttgaggactgccagtATATAATTATCATTCTAGATTTTAGAGACTGGTTTTAAAACAGAAAAGTGAggaaattttaatattaaaatgtcattttattttttttattatttatgtcaCTACCAATTTTTTAAAGGGCCTAAAATTGctgaaatagaagagaatatgaAATGTTTATCTTTGGTGTCTTAATTTCCTTGCTTTCTCACATAGCTTGGATAAAAGATTTAAATGAAAATCCATGAGAGAGATCTTGCATAGCTTATATGGGAAATAGCATGTTGAAGATGGtgtgtcttttttctttcttttgtttattttttctgaaGATTGTGTGTCTTAAAGTTTGAcactattttttttccctttctcttctgcAGTGCCGTcggtttattgtattttattcgaCGAGGAAAGCAGTGCTTGGATTTCACCGCCACCGTTCATTTTTTTCACCTGTTCGGCTGCTGGATTTACAACGGATCCTTCCCAACGGCTTTGACCTGGTGGCTTGTACATACTGTGTGCACAGCACTCATGGCTGTGATTGGGGAATACCTCTGTATGAGGACAGAACTGAAAGAAATCCCATTAAATTCAGCCCCCAAATCCAGTGTTTAAGCTGCCAGAGGCGCTGTGTTTCTCCATCAGTATCAGCATCTTGGTGCTAGTTTGTGAAACGTGGAAATGCAACTGAAGAAACCCAGAGGGCTTTAAGTATATTAGCTGGGAGATTGACATTTGAATATAGTTTTTACATAACTCACTTGTATTACTATGCAGACAAGCCCAATTTGCCAAAGTGATCAGACTCGAGTGATGGATAAAATGCATAAAAGACATGGGAAGTGGACTGAATTTGAGAAGCAAGCAGTGAGTGTGATGATCAGTTTCCCTTCTCTATAATGTGAACATTGCTTGGCTAGAGAACTCCCAACAATTGCACAATAGacactttgttcccttttatccttcATCTATCTGATACTCATTTTACTTCCACTTTTTGAATTAAAGGATCAAGGAGATCAAACAATGCAGAACGGCACAGTACTATTATTCACTTGGCTGCTCAGATTCCAGAAAGCTTATTAACAGCAAAGAGCAATGTGACTGTATTTATTGGACTGAAAAAAAtaactattttatttaataaagacTTCAACTTTCCATTGAAGTTTTATAATGTATTGATCAGGCTGGATTATATTGCCTAATACAACAGTAGAAATGAGGAAGTCATCAGTCGGTAGTACAATTTAGAAAATCatggctagaccagtgatggcgaacctatggcagggggggcagaggtggcacgcggagccatatctgctggcacgcgagccgttgtcttagctcagctccaacatgcatgtgtgtgctggccagctgatctttggcttgcacagaggctctgggagggtgtttttggcttccagagagtctccgggggaaccgggggggggggtgtttttaccagcacccagctccagagaagcctttagagcctggggagggtgaaacacgagcctactggacccaccagaagttgggaaacaggccatttccagcctccagaggggcctccaaggggtgggggaagctgtttttgcactctccaggtattgaattatgggtgttggcactcgcGCAGGTGCGATAGCGcgtgcacacgctctttcggcacccaaggaaaaacaggttcgccatcactggcctagacattTTTAAACTATTGGCTTCCAAAAAGTAAACAAGGACTAACCACTCTTGTTCACAATCTGTCATAGAGAGGTAACTGTCCCTGatcacaatacagtgataccttgtcttacaaacccctcgtcatacaaacttttcaaaataCAAACCCGGGTTTAAGATCTTTTtggctcttcttccaaactattttcaccttacaaacccaagctgccgccactgggatgccccgcctccggacttccgttgccaacgaagcgcctgtttcccctgcagcatcacaaaaacacggaaatccggaggtggggtttcccatggagggagcctcaggggaatcccagcagcgcaaaaacaggcgcttcggcttgcaaaaggggtgaattttgggcttgcttgCATtagtcgcttttccattgattgctatgggaaacattgtttcgtcttacaaacttttcaccttacaaacctcgtcctggaaccaattaagttcgtaaga
Coding sequences:
- the SYS1 gene encoding protein SYS1 homolog; translated protein: MASQFRSYVWDPALIISQIMLMQAIYYSSLGLWLALVDSLVQSSPSLDQIFSYEVLGFATSPGRLSTMAFILNALTCAVGLLYFIRRGKQCLDFTATVHFFHLFGCWIYNGSFPTALTWWLVHTVCTALMAVIGEYLCMRTELKEIPLNSAPKSSV